One stretch of Acidobacteriota bacterium DNA includes these proteins:
- a CDS encoding metal ABC transporter ATP-binding protein — MSAPVIEMRAASLRKGRHLLLDRVDLSVSRREFVGIIGPNGAGKTSLLRVIAGFERCAGEVRLFGRPQRGDRGTRVRVGYVPQSVEIDPAFPILAVEAVMIGLSGRLGLCRSPSKKDGERAMELLEIMRVAHLARRPLGHLSGGERQKVSIARAIIQRPEILLLDEPTANLDIAVQKEVLDLVEEIHEREAPAVLFVTHDFNMLPGAMRRAVFLDGGRIVYDGAVSEALTGENLSRLFRYPLETFQRGGRRFISLG; from the coding sequence ATGAGCGCGCCCGTCATCGAAATGCGCGCCGCCTCGCTCCGCAAGGGGCGGCATCTCCTGCTCGACCGTGTCGATCTTAGCGTGTCCCGGCGGGAATTCGTGGGCATCATCGGCCCGAACGGGGCCGGCAAGACTTCGCTCCTGCGGGTGATCGCCGGGTTCGAGAGATGCGCCGGGGAGGTCCGGCTTTTCGGCCGGCCGCAGCGGGGCGACCGGGGGACGAGGGTGCGCGTCGGGTACGTGCCGCAGTCGGTCGAGATCGACCCCGCCTTCCCGATCCTGGCGGTCGAGGCGGTGATGATCGGCCTCTCGGGCCGGTTGGGCCTCTGCCGCTCCCCCTCGAAGAAAGATGGGGAGCGGGCGATGGAACTGCTCGAAATCATGCGGGTGGCCCATCTCGCGCGGCGCCCGCTCGGGCACCTGTCGGGGGGGGAGCGGCAGAAGGTGTCGATCGCGCGCGCCATCATCCAGCGCCCGGAGATCCTCCTGCTCGACGAACCGACGGCCAATCTCGACATCGCCGTCCAGAAGGAGGTCCTCGACCTCGTCGAGGAGATCCACGAAAGGGAGGCGCCGGCGGTGCTTTTCGTCACCCACGACTTCAATATGCTCCCAGGCGCGATGCGGCGCGCCGTCTTCCTGGATGGCGGCCGGATTGTCTACGACGGCGCCGTTTCCGAAGCCCTGACCGGGGAGAACCTGAGCCGGCTCTTCCGCTACCCCCTGGAGACCTTCCAGCGCGGCGGCAGGAGGTTCATTTCCCTTGGTTGA
- the nikR gene encoding nickel-responsive transcriptional regulator NikR, whose product MSSLIRTGISLEKELLERFDRLIEQKGYQNRSEAIRDLVRDHFVQEEVASNREVVGTLTLVYDHHQPKLSEQLIEAQHDYTGQVLATTHVHLDHHNCLEVIIFKGRGMDVKKFSDRLLSLRGVKHGKLVLTSSGK is encoded by the coding sequence ATGTCCTCGCTGATACGCACGGGGATCTCGCTGGAAAAGGAGCTGCTCGAAAGATTCGACCGGCTGATCGAACAGAAGGGGTACCAGAACCGGTCGGAGGCGATCCGGGACCTGGTGCGCGACCACTTCGTGCAGGAGGAGGTGGCCTCCAACCGGGAGGTGGTGGGGACCCTGACGCTGGTGTACGACCACCACCAGCCGAAGCTGTCCGAGCAGCTGATCGAGGCGCAGCACGACTACACCGGGCAGGTGCTGGCGACCACCCACGTACACCTCGACCACCACAACTGCCTGGAGGTCATCATTTTCAAGGGGCGGGGGATGGACGTGAAGAAGTTCTCCGACCGGCTGCTGAGCCTCCGGGGGGTCAAGCACGGCAAGCTGGTGCTGACAAGCTCCGGGAAATAG
- a CDS encoding TonB-dependent receptor produces the protein MRGGGVLSVAAVWLCLGCGFGADYELRVLDGGGAAVPRATVEIVGRANGAGDGAFSPLMTDAEGRARLSLEPPAAVRVRAAGFEPLTRRVGADSGTEIAVRLVPAILSTTVEVTVREDAVLEGTVSSSALEIDRSGARTVYDAIDRLIPSAHVPGRGVLGHGLGISNSIALRGLGGSPTTQLLVVIDGRPEVMGLMGHPIPDFYSLTEVGSVSVTAGPASVLYGNRAMGGAVEIKPAPPAPGFHTELSVGLGSYWTGQDRLRHSGELGRFRYGLAGGIDHTNGHRDDASFRNQDGALNLSYDLGPAWQASLEGRYGHFNTEDPGPVAAPTPGNWSRVGRGGYGAALHNRTERAWGTFRFFSSHGHHMLYDGFRSVDSNTGFRVMETVVPVAGLELDLGGDAARYGGRARNILSAFDYGEFHVSEGGVFTRARWEATGRLRLNAGVRHDRNSVFGGVTAAEFGASYRLTDRYAVSFAAGRGFRNPTIRELYLFPAPTPTLRPEHLWNYQATLQLQPVERLTARVTGYYTDADNMIVTTGRYPNLRLENSGRTLNRGLEIQGRYRLVRRVQLSSGYAWLRSTNLAPYVPEHKWNYALDIDAKYAFITLSGSTVGRTWANTARTARLGGYSVAGLKCVVPAGEHWSFFAAVDNALDREYQELAGYPMPGVHASGGFKVRF, from the coding sequence ATGCGCGGTGGCGGGGTTTTGTCGGTTGCGGCGGTCTGGCTCTGCCTCGGGTGCGGGTTCGGGGCGGACTACGAACTCCGGGTCCTCGACGGCGGGGGCGCGGCGGTGCCGCGGGCGACCGTGGAAATCGTGGGCCGCGCGAACGGCGCGGGAGACGGCGCCTTTTCCCCCCTGATGACTGACGCGGAAGGGAGGGCGCGATTGTCCCTGGAGCCCCCGGCCGCGGTGCGGGTCCGGGCGGCTGGGTTCGAGCCCCTCACGCGCAGGGTGGGTGCCGACTCCGGGACGGAGATCGCCGTGCGGCTGGTCCCGGCGATCCTCAGCACCACGGTGGAGGTGACGGTCAGGGAGGATGCCGTCCTCGAGGGCACGGTTTCGAGCAGCGCCCTGGAGATCGACCGCAGCGGCGCCCGGACGGTCTACGACGCGATCGACCGCCTGATCCCGAGCGCCCACGTTCCCGGCCGCGGCGTGCTGGGGCACGGGCTCGGCATCTCGAATTCCATCGCCCTGCGGGGGCTCGGCGGGTCGCCGACGACCCAGCTGCTGGTGGTCATCGACGGGCGCCCCGAGGTCATGGGGCTGATGGGGCACCCGATCCCCGATTTCTACTCCCTGACCGAGGTGGGGAGCGTCAGCGTCACCGCGGGGCCGGCATCGGTCCTGTACGGCAACCGCGCCATGGGGGGAGCCGTCGAGATCAAACCCGCGCCCCCCGCCCCCGGGTTCCACACCGAGCTGAGCGTCGGCCTCGGTTCCTACTGGACGGGGCAGGACCGGCTCCGCCACAGCGGGGAGCTGGGGCGTTTCCGCTACGGCCTGGCCGGGGGGATCGACCATACCAACGGCCACCGGGACGACGCCTCGTTCCGCAACCAGGACGGCGCGCTCAACCTGTCCTACGACCTCGGCCCGGCGTGGCAGGCGTCGCTCGAGGGGCGCTACGGCCACTTCAACACCGAGGATCCCGGCCCCGTCGCCGCCCCGACCCCCGGGAACTGGTCGCGGGTGGGGAGGGGGGGGTACGGCGCCGCCCTGCACAACCGCACCGAGCGGGCCTGGGGCACCTTCCGTTTCTTCTCGAGCCACGGCCACCACATGCTGTACGACGGTTTCCGTTCCGTCGACAGCAACACCGGCTTCAGGGTCATGGAGACCGTCGTCCCGGTCGCGGGGCTGGAACTCGACCTGGGGGGGGACGCCGCCCGCTACGGGGGGAGGGCGCGGAACATCCTATCGGCGTTCGATTACGGCGAGTTCCACGTCAGCGAGGGGGGGGTGTTCACGCGCGCGCGCTGGGAGGCGACGGGGCGGCTCAGGCTGAACGCCGGGGTCCGTCACGACCGCAACTCCGTCTTCGGCGGGGTGACGGCGGCGGAATTCGGCGCGAGTTACCGCCTGACGGACCGGTACGCGGTTTCCTTCGCCGCCGGGAGGGGGTTCCGCAACCCCACCATCCGGGAACTCTACCTCTTCCCGGCCCCCACCCCGACCCTTCGGCCCGAACATCTCTGGAACTACCAGGCGACGCTGCAGCTGCAGCCGGTGGAGCGGTTGACCGCCCGGGTCACCGGGTACTATACCGACGCCGACAACATGATCGTCACCACCGGCCGCTATCCCAACCTGAGGCTCGAAAACAGCGGGCGCACCCTCAACCGCGGCCTGGAAATCCAGGGCCGTTACCGCCTCGTGCGGCGGGTGCAGCTCTCCTCGGGCTATGCCTGGCTCCGTTCCACGAACCTGGCCCCCTACGTGCCGGAGCACAAATGGAACTATGCTTTGGATATCGATGCGAAATATGCTTTCATCACGCTCAGCGGCAGCACCGTGGGGCGGACGTGGGCCAATACGGCCAGGACGGCGCGCCTCGGCGGCTACAGCGTGGCCGGGCTCAAATGCGTCGTCCCCGCCGGGGAGCACTGGAGCTTCTTCGCCGCGGTCGACAACGCCCTGGACCGGGAGTACCAGGAACTGGCGGGTTATCCCATGCCGGGAGTCCATGCCAGCGGCGGGTTCAAGGTAAGATTCTGA
- a CDS encoding metal ABC transporter permease: MVEQLLDSLAHLPMQRALLACLLCGLGCSLLSVFVVLMRMPLVGVAMSHSAFAGAVIGMLLGLNPTASGFVLCLVVAGVLGPVSDRTRLPPENTLSIFFSFMMGLAFLGIGMLSKTRAGVLDLMWGNLLSLSARDVALLGWTTLALLLFLLLFFKEIRAVLFSRTLAASSGVPERFIYYALLFLVGAVVSANLSTVGGLLIFALLIQPGATALQLTYDLKLFFLISALAGVSACVLGLALSYILDLPSGASVVMVATLIFALSYIFSPKRRAAKTG; this comes from the coding sequence TTGGTTGAACAGCTGCTCGATTCCCTGGCCCATCTCCCGATGCAGCGTGCGCTCCTGGCCTGTCTCCTGTGCGGCCTGGGCTGCTCGCTCCTCTCGGTATTCGTCGTGCTGATGCGCATGCCGCTCGTCGGCGTGGCCATGTCCCATTCCGCCTTCGCCGGCGCCGTCATCGGGATGCTCCTCGGCCTCAACCCGACGGCCAGCGGGTTCGTCCTCTGCCTCGTCGTCGCCGGGGTGCTCGGACCGGTGTCGGACCGCACCCGGCTGCCGCCGGAGAACACCCTCAGCATCTTTTTCTCCTTCATGATGGGGCTGGCGTTTCTGGGGATCGGGATGCTGTCGAAAACGCGGGCGGGGGTGCTCGACCTGATGTGGGGCAACCTCCTCTCCCTTTCGGCGCGCGACGTGGCGCTGCTCGGGTGGACGACGCTCGCGCTCCTCCTCTTCCTCCTCCTCTTCTTCAAGGAGATCCGGGCGGTCCTTTTCAGCCGGACCCTGGCGGCCTCGAGCGGCGTCCCCGAGCGGTTCATCTATTACGCCCTCCTCTTCCTCGTCGGCGCGGTGGTCTCCGCCAACCTGTCGACCGTCGGGGGGCTGCTGATCTTCGCCCTCCTCATCCAGCCGGGCGCCACGGCGCTGCAGCTGACGTACGACCTGAAGCTCTTCTTCCTGATCTCGGCGCTGGCGGGGGTGAGCGCCTGCGTGCTCGGGCTGGCCCTGTCGTATATACTGGACCTTCCTTCCGGCGCGTCGGTGGTCATGGTGGCCACCCTGATTTTCGCGCTCTCCTACATTTTTTCGCCGAAGCGCCGGGCGGCGAAGACTGGATAG
- a CDS encoding class I SAM-dependent methyltransferase, whose translation MKRSAEEIYRDRQQFFNDRAGEWLELCYRDPQSGRFDLHAAAFDRLFSLVPLRPGERVLDAGCGSGVLVPMILERIGPEGLLWELDFAERMIEENRRMHPEPNIRFLVADVARAPLEPESFDTVFCFSCFPHFDRKPEVVGALARVLRPGGSLVISHFNSAEEINRRHESCPAVSHDHLPGPEAMKGMVEAAGLRLDEFIDEDGFYCLLARK comes from the coding sequence ATGAAAAGATCGGCGGAAGAGATCTACCGGGACCGGCAGCAATTTTTCAACGACAGGGCGGGGGAGTGGCTCGAGCTCTGCTACCGGGACCCGCAATCGGGCCGGTTCGACCTGCACGCGGCGGCCTTCGACCGCCTCTTCAGCCTGGTCCCGCTCCGGCCGGGGGAGCGGGTGCTCGACGCCGGTTGCGGCTCCGGGGTGCTCGTCCCCATGATCCTCGAGCGGATCGGGCCGGAAGGGCTCCTGTGGGAGCTCGATTTCGCCGAGCGGATGATCGAGGAGAACCGGCGGATGCACCCGGAGCCCAACATCCGGTTCCTGGTCGCGGACGTCGCCCGCGCCCCGCTGGAGCCGGAGTCGTTCGACACGGTCTTCTGCTTCTCCTGCTTCCCCCATTTCGATCGCAAGCCGGAGGTGGTCGGCGCCCTGGCGCGGGTCCTCCGCCCCGGCGGGAGTCTGGTGATCTCCCACTTCAATTCCGCCGAGGAGATCAACCGCCGCCACGAGTCGTGCCCCGCCGTGAGTCACGACCATCTCCCCGGACCGGAGGCGATGAAGGGGATGGTGGAGGCCGCCGGGCTCCGGCTGGACGAATTCATCGACGAGGACGGATTCTACTGCCTCCTGGCGCGAAAATAG
- a CDS encoding deoxyribodipyrimidine photo-lyase translates to MPATLVWFRLDLRLHDNPALAAAAERGDVVPLFIWAPGEEGEWPPGAASRWWLHQSLRSLEASLKRRGLTLVFRRGASLGALRGLLRECGADAVFWNRRVEPALRERDDAVRLALLSAGVRVETFNGSTLLEPERVANRSGKPYQVFTPFWSSCLSAMPDFAPLPVPRLRAAPKASAAPPLGLGELKLEPAVDWAGGLRKAWRPGEAGAAKMLARFVGRPLADYETGRDLPAVAGTSRLSPYLHFGEISPRQVWAACSGRRTPAARAFLRQLGWREFAHHLLQHFPHTASEPLRARFAHFPWRHDPRLFRAWRRGRTGFPIVDAGMRELWATGWMHNRARMIAGSLLVKDLLSPWTEGARWFWDTLVDADLANNTLGWQWVAGCGADAAPYFRIFNPALQAGKFDPGGEYAARWIPELGTAEYPDPVVSHAEAAERALSAYASLRKG, encoded by the coding sequence ATGCCCGCGACCCTGGTCTGGTTCCGACTCGATCTGAGGCTCCACGACAACCCCGCGCTCGCCGCCGCGGCGGAGCGGGGGGACGTCGTCCCGCTCTTCATCTGGGCCCCCGGGGAGGAGGGGGAGTGGCCCCCCGGCGCCGCCAGCCGCTGGTGGCTGCACCAGTCGCTCCGCTCCCTGGAAGCTTCCCTCAAAAGGAGAGGGCTGACGCTCGTCTTCCGGCGCGGGGCGTCGCTCGGGGCGCTGCGGGGCCTCCTCCGGGAGTGCGGGGCGGACGCGGTCTTCTGGAACCGGCGCGTGGAGCCGGCTCTCAGGGAGCGGGACGACGCCGTCCGCCTGGCCCTCCTGTCGGCGGGGGTCCGGGTGGAGACGTTCAACGGCTCGACCCTGCTCGAGCCGGAACGGGTGGCGAACCGGAGCGGCAAGCCGTACCAGGTCTTCACCCCCTTCTGGAGCTCCTGCCTCTCGGCGATGCCCGATTTCGCCCCTCTGCCTGTGCCGCGCCTGCGGGCGGCGCCGAAGGCGAGCGCGGCCCCCCCGCTCGGGCTCGGGGAGCTGAAGCTCGAGCCCGCCGTCGACTGGGCCGGGGGGCTCCGTAAAGCCTGGCGGCCCGGGGAGGCGGGCGCCGCGAAAATGCTGGCCCGCTTCGTCGGCCGCCCGCTCGCGGATTACGAGACCGGCCGCGACCTCCCGGCCGTGGCCGGGACCTCGCGCCTCTCCCCCTACCTGCATTTTGGCGAGATCTCCCCGCGGCAGGTGTGGGCCGCCTGCTCGGGCAGGCGCACCCCGGCCGCGCGCGCCTTCCTGCGCCAGCTCGGGTGGCGCGAATTCGCCCACCACCTGCTGCAGCACTTTCCTCACACCGCGTCGGAGCCTCTGCGGGCCCGGTTCGCGCACTTCCCCTGGCGCCACGATCCCCGCCTGTTCCGTGCCTGGCGGCGGGGGCGGACGGGCTTCCCGATCGTGGACGCGGGGATGCGGGAGCTGTGGGCCACCGGGTGGATGCACAACCGGGCGCGGATGATCGCCGGCTCCCTGCTGGTGAAGGACCTGCTCTCCCCCTGGACGGAGGGGGCCCGCTGGTTCTGGGACACGCTGGTGGACGCGGACCTGGCCAACAACACCCTGGGGTGGCAGTGGGTGGCCGGCTGCGGCGCCGACGCCGCCCCCTATTTCCGCATCTTCAACCCCGCGCTGCAGGCCGGGAAGTTCGATCCGGGCGGGGAGTACGCCGCGCGCTGGATCCCCGAACTCGGCACGGCGGAGTACCCGGACCCGGTGGTCTCCCACGCCGAGGCGGCGGAGCGGGCCTTGTCGGCCTACGCCTCCCTCCGGAAGGGGTGA
- a CDS encoding zinc ABC transporter substrate-binding protein: MSGRALALLTALCVLAAASGCRREAPNPSRIDILTSDTLLAGMTAALLSPEEAHVSSILPPAQCPGHYDVKLSDIGRVRAAALVISMRGLPFMEKVEAERGKLLVMDDGGRSWMVPEEHIRGLGLLGGELAHRFPRERARIERRRLAYEGEVVAQSSVLREELDRAGTAGVPVIASSMQAQTLRWMGFEVVAEYGRPEAISARDIVRLSRIAAERRIRMVVDNLQSGPDAGRLIAEGAGVPHVVLSNFPSGEGYLATLRANVSAVVAALGAGR, encoded by the coding sequence ATGTCCGGAAGAGCGTTGGCGCTGCTGACCGCGCTCTGCGTCCTGGCTGCGGCCTCCGGTTGCCGGAGGGAAGCCCCGAACCCCTCCCGGATCGACATCCTGACCTCCGACACGCTCCTGGCGGGCATGACCGCCGCGCTGCTTTCCCCGGAGGAGGCGCACGTCAGCTCCATTCTCCCCCCGGCCCAGTGTCCCGGGCACTACGACGTCAAGCTGTCGGACATCGGGCGGGTCCGCGCGGCCGCCCTCGTCATCTCCATGCGCGGGCTCCCCTTCATGGAGAAGGTGGAGGCGGAGCGGGGCAAGCTCCTGGTCATGGACGACGGGGGGCGCAGCTGGATGGTGCCGGAGGAGCATATCCGGGGGCTCGGGCTCCTCGGCGGGGAGCTCGCGCACCGCTTCCCCCGTGAGCGCGCCCGGATCGAGCGGCGCAGGCTGGCGTACGAGGGTGAGGTGGTGGCCCAGTCGAGCGTTCTCAGGGAGGAACTGGACCGGGCCGGGACGGCCGGGGTCCCCGTGATCGCCTCCTCCATGCAGGCCCAGACCCTGCGCTGGATGGGGTTCGAGGTGGTGGCCGAATACGGCCGTCCCGAAGCGATCTCGGCCCGCGACATCGTCCGGCTCTCCCGCATCGCCGCCGAGCGGCGGATCCGCATGGTGGTCGACAACCTCCAGTCCGGCCCCGACGCCGGCAGGCTCATCGCCGAAGGGGCGGGGGTGCCGCATGTCGTCCTCTCCAATTTCCCCTCCGGGGAGGGGTATCTCGCCACCCTGCGCGCGAACGTGAGCGCGGTCGTGGCGGCCCTGGGCGCCGGGCGATGA